A genome region from Anopheles bellator unplaced genomic scaffold, idAnoBellAS_SP24_06.2 scaffold01117_ctg1, whole genome shotgun sequence includes the following:
- the LOC131214490 gene encoding cytoplasmic FMR1-interacting protein-like, translating into MSQEKITLADALSNVEVLDELPLPDEQPCIEAQPCSVVYQANFDTNFEDRNGFVTGIAKYIEEATTHANLNQLLDEGQKHAVMLYTWRCCSRAIPQPKSNEQPNRVEIYEKTVEVLSPEVKKLLNFMYFQ; encoded by the exons ATGTCACAGGAAAAGATCACCCTAGCGGATGCGTTATCCAACGTCGAGGTGTTGGATGAGTTACCATTACCCGACGAACAACCCTGTATTGAAGCGCAGCCCTGCTCTGTGGTTTACCAGGCTAACTTTGATACGAATTTCGAGGATCGAAACGGGTTTGTGACGGGTATTGCAAAATATATCGAGGAGGCTACTACTCATGCGAATCTG AATCAACTTCTTGACGAAGGCCAAAAACATGCTGTTATGCTGTATACATGGCGCTGCTGTTCGCGGGCGATACCGCAACCGAAGTCAAACGAGCAGCCGAACCGAGTCGAAATCTACGAAAAGACGGTTGAAGTTCTCAGTCCAGAGGTGAAAAAACTGTTGAACTTTATGTACTTTCAA